DNA from Thermoleophilum album:
AGCAAGGGTGCGCGCTAGGCGCTCCGGTCGCGTCGTGATCGAGCTCGCATCAGCCGAGGCGGCGGCTTTGCTGTGCGAGCGCCTAGGCCAGGTCGCGGCTCAAGAGGGGGCGACGCGCGAAGCGGTGCTCCGCGCGGCGTAACCCCCGCTAGGATTGCGCCTCGCGTGGGCGCTTAGCTCAGCTGGTTAGAGCGCCGCTCTGATAAGGCGGAGGTCCCAGGTTCGAGTCCTGGAGCGCCCATCAGCGTCGACCGCCTGGTCGTAGCATCTCGATTGCGGCCCGCTGCGGCCTCTCGGGGTGCGAGAGCTAGCTACCGGTGCGGTGTACGACGGCCGTCACTAGACTTGGCCGTGAGCCGAGCGAGCCGAGCCAGCGAGGGAGCCGCCACGCCATGCAGGAGATGGTCATCTACGGTGTGAGCTTCGACATGGTCGGCAAGCAGCCGATCGTGTTGCTGAAGACTCGCGAAGGCAACAAGTTCTTGCCGATCTGGATTGGGCATCCGGAGGCAGCGGCGATCCTGATGAAGCTCCAAGGTGCGAGCACGCCGCGCCCGATGACCCACGATCTGATGAGCGACATCTTGAGCGAGCTCGACGTCACCTGTGCACGCGTCACGGTCACCGAGCTCCGCGAGAACACCTTCTACGCCGAGGTAACACTGCGCATGAACGGTCGCGAGTTCCTGATCGACTCGCGACCCTCGGACGCGCTCGCACTGGCCGTGCGCACCGGCGCCCCGATCTTCGTTGCCGATGAGGTGCTCGCGGAGTCCGCAATCGAGTTCGAGCACGAGGTCGAGGACACCGAGCAGGTCGTGGAGAAGTTCCGCGAGTTCCTCGACAGCGTGACGCCCGAAGACTTCGCGACCGGCGGCAGCTAGCTCGCTCGAGCGAGCGCTTCGTCGAGGATCGTCGCAACCAGCTCGTCGAAGTCCAGGCCGGCCGCCGCCGCCGCTTGCGGCAGCAAGCTCGTCTCGGTGAGGCCGGGAATCGCGTTGATCTCGAGTACCGTCGGTGACCCGTCCTCGGCAAGCAGTAGATCGACACGGGCAAAACCGCGACACCCGAGCAGACGGAACGCGCGG
Protein-coding regions in this window:
- a CDS encoding bifunctional nuclease family protein; protein product: MQEMVIYGVSFDMVGKQPIVLLKTREGNKFLPIWIGHPEAAAILMKLQGASTPRPMTHDLMSDILSELDVTCARVTVTELRENTFYAEVTLRMNGREFLIDSRPSDALALAVRTGAPIFVADEVLAESAIEFEHEVEDTEQVVEKFREFLDSVTPEDFATGGS